AAACCAAGATGGTTACAGAATAGAAGAAGCGAAGCGGCCAAAGATTTTGCGATGTTGCCCGTTGCTGTTTCTCTGTCCGGAGAATTTCTTTATGGCGAAAAAACATCGCCTTTCACGCTGGAAAAAACATGGGAAGAAAAAGGTGTGATTCTCAAACCATTAAACAAAGCTCTCTTGGAAAATGAAACTTTGGTTTCCAAATATTTAGGAAGAGGACTTTCTGGAAGAAATGAAAAGTTTCTTTCGCAGAGCGATGCCTTCTGGCAGACCGGGGCTTTCTGCTACATCCCTCCCAACACCATCGTTGAACTTCCACTTTTGATGAACGGATTTTATTCCACGGGAGGCAAAGCGGCATTTCCAAGAATTTTAATTGTGCTCGGTCAAGGCGCAGAAGCTTCCGTGATTAATTTCGCCTCTTCCAAAACGGAAACGGGTGAAAATTTTCTCAATGGCGTCACCGAAGTTTATCTTGAAGAAAATGCCAATCTCACATGGATCGACTTGCAAGATTTGTCGGTTGAGACAAGTGAAGTATCTCTCAAGAGAGCCGAACTTTCATCCAACGCTCATTTGAAATGGGTAACAGATATTCAAGGTGGAAAAATTTCAAAGACAAATATTGAAACCGTTTTGAATGGACCGGGCGCTCACGCGGAAGTGGTAGGGCTTTTCTGTGGTCGAGGAAAACAGCATCTGGAAATTTGCGCCACCACGCATCACACTGCCCCCTACACCACGGCTGATATTTTATTCAAAGGAACGGCGGACGATCAGTCAAAAATAATTTTTCAGGGGATGATCCGGATTGAAAAGAGCGCCCAGCAGACCGAATCCTTCATGGCAAATCACAACATGATTTTAAATGAGCAGGCCCATGTGGAATCCATTCCGCGTCTTGAAATTCTGGCTGATGATGTCAAAGCCTCTCACGGCGCAACGGTGGGACAGGTGGACAAAAAAAAACTTTTCTATCTGCAAAGCCGAGGTCTCACCAAAGAATTCGCTGAACAACTTTTGGTCGATGGATTCTACGAAGATATTTTTGGGAGAATTCCGTTCGAGCCCGTGCGTGAATTAATGCGCAAAAATATGGAGACACGAAAAC
The window above is part of the Deltaproteobacteria bacterium genome. Proteins encoded here:
- the sufD gene encoding Fe-S cluster assembly protein SufD, coding for KPRWLQNRRSEAAKDFAMLPVAVSLSGEFLYGEKTSPFTLEKTWEEKGVILKPLNKALLENETLVSKYLGRGLSGRNEKFLSQSDAFWQTGAFCYIPPNTIVELPLLMNGFYSTGGKAAFPRILIVLGQGAEASVINFASSKTETGENFLNGVTEVYLEENANLTWIDLQDLSVETSEVSLKRAELSSNAHLKWVTDIQGGKISKTNIETVLNGPGAHAEVVGLFCGRGKQHLEICATTHHTAPYTTADILFKGTADDQSKIIFQGMIRIEKSAQQTESFMANHNMILNEQAHVESIPRLEILADDVKASHGATVGQVDKKKLFYLQSRGLTKEFAEQLLVDGFYEDIFGRIPFEPVRELMRKNMETRKHGIKTI